A single Echinimonas agarilytica DNA region contains:
- a CDS encoding thioredoxin family protein: MNLVKCISTFVIATVMAFGVHAKAMVGQPAPDFELTSADGSTVKLSDYSDKYVILEWTNHDCPFVKKHYGAGNMQQLQKDQTANGVVWLSIISSANGKQGHVDAAKANALTNKRGAAPSHVLLDESGDVGRLYGAKTTPHMYIISPDGMLAYMGAIDSIKSSNPADIANATNYVTQAMIELNSNKPVSQTITKPYGCSVKY; the protein is encoded by the coding sequence ATGAACTTAGTGAAATGTATTTCAACATTTGTAATCGCAACTGTGATGGCATTTGGCGTTCACGCAAAAGCTATGGTGGGACAGCCCGCACCTGACTTTGAACTCACATCAGCAGATGGCAGTACGGTGAAGTTATCTGATTACTCTGACAAGTACGTAATTTTAGAATGGACCAACCACGACTGCCCTTTCGTTAAAAAGCACTATGGCGCTGGCAATATGCAGCAACTGCAAAAAGATCAAACGGCAAATGGTGTTGTGTGGCTTTCGATTATTTCATCCGCGAATGGCAAACAAGGCCATGTTGATGCAGCAAAAGCAAACGCGCTGACCAATAAGCGTGGCGCAGCTCCAAGCCATGTATTACTCGACGAGTCTGGCGATGTGGGTCGACTCTATGGGGCAAAAACAACACCTCACATGTACATCATTTCGCCCGATGGCATGCTCGCTTACATGGGCGCAATTGATAGCATTAAATCGAGCAACCCTGCTGATATTGCAAACGCCACAAACTATGTCACACAAGCGATGATAGAGCTCAATTCCAATAAGCCTGTGAGCCAAACGATCACTAAACCTTATGGTTGTTCTGTCAAATACTGA